The following proteins are encoded in a genomic region of Natronorubrum halophilum:
- a CDS encoding translation initiation factor IF-2 subunit gamma, protein MAGNQQPEVNIGLVGHVDHGKTTLVQALSGSWTDQHSEEMKRGISIRLGYADATFRYCEGADEPECYTVEEECPDGSESEPLRTVSFVDAPGHETLMATMLSGASLMDGAVLVVSANEPVPQPQTEEHLMALDIIGIDNIVIAQNKVDLVSGEQAQDNYEEIQEFVEGTVAEGAPVVPISAGQEVNIDLLIQAIEAEIPTPDRDPDADPRMHVARSFDINKPGTTAKDLSGGVLGGSLIRGELEVDDEIEIRPGREVEEGGQTEYVPIQTSIRSLQAGGNNVDTVTPGGLLGVGTGLDPALTKGDALAGRLAGPPGSLPPTWQEFTMDVDLLERVVGTDGGEVDEISTGEPLMMTVGTATTVGAVTSAREGECEVNLKRPVAAEPGAKIAINRRIGARWRLIGLGTLKE, encoded by the coding sequence ATGGCAGGAAATCAACAACCGGAGGTGAACATCGGGCTCGTCGGTCACGTCGACCACGGCAAGACGACGCTGGTCCAGGCTCTCAGTGGGTCGTGGACTGACCAGCACTCGGAGGAGATGAAACGCGGTATCTCCATCCGTCTTGGCTACGCAGACGCGACGTTCCGCTACTGCGAGGGAGCGGACGAACCCGAGTGTTACACCGTCGAGGAGGAGTGTCCGGACGGCTCGGAAAGCGAGCCGCTACGGACCGTTTCGTTCGTCGACGCCCCGGGTCACGAGACCCTGATGGCGACGATGCTCTCTGGTGCATCGCTGATGGACGGGGCCGTGTTGGTGGTTAGCGCCAACGAGCCCGTTCCACAGCCCCAGACCGAAGAACACCTGATGGCGCTCGACATCATCGGGATCGACAACATCGTCATCGCCCAGAACAAGGTCGACCTCGTCAGCGGCGAGCAGGCACAGGACAACTACGAGGAGATTCAGGAGTTCGTCGAGGGAACCGTCGCCGAAGGCGCTCCCGTCGTTCCGATCTCCGCGGGCCAGGAAGTCAACATCGACCTGCTGATCCAGGCGATCGAGGCGGAGATCCCGACGCCGGACCGAGATCCCGACGCCGATCCTCGGATGCACGTCGCCCGTAGTTTCGACATCAACAAACCGGGAACGACGGCCAAAGACCTCTCCGGCGGCGTTCTCGGCGGGAGCCTGATCCGCGGCGAACTCGAGGTCGACGACGAGATCGAGATCCGGCCCGGCCGCGAAGTCGAAGAGGGCGGCCAAACCGAGTACGTCCCGATTCAAACGTCGATTCGATCGCTGCAAGCCGGCGGCAACAACGTCGACACCGTCACGCCGGGCGGCCTCCTCGGCGTCGGAACCGGACTCGATCCCGCCCTGACGAAGGGCGATGCCCTCGCCGGTCGGCTGGCCGGTCCGCCGGGGTCGCTGCCGCCGACGTGGCAGGAGTTCACGATGGACGTCGACCTCCTCGAGCGGGTCGTCGGAACCGACGGCGGCGAAGTCGACGAGATCAGCACCGGCGAACCGCTGATGATGACCGTCGGCACGGCGACGACCGTCGGAGCCGTGACCAGCGCCCGCGAGGGCGAATGCGAGGTCAACCTCAAGCGTCCCGTCGCCGCCGAACCGGGCGCGAAGATCGCGATCAACCGCCGCATCGGTGCGCGCTGGCGGCTGATCGGGCTCGGGACGCTCAAAGAATAG
- a CDS encoding PIN domain-containing protein, with product MHTPTQVALDTSALMMPVELDVRLFDELDRILNSFEPTAPQAVIEELRRLSEKGGTEGTAATVGHDLATERCLVVDTEASYADDALVELAREGVVDYVVTNDRPLCDRVLEERVPVIALRGRNKLAITQP from the coding sequence ATGCACACGCCGACGCAGGTGGCCCTCGATACGAGCGCGCTCATGATGCCGGTCGAACTCGACGTCCGACTGTTCGACGAACTCGATCGGATCCTGAACTCGTTCGAACCCACGGCGCCACAGGCCGTTATCGAAGAACTCCGCCGCCTCTCGGAGAAAGGCGGGACGGAGGGAACAGCCGCAACCGTCGGTCACGACCTGGCAACCGAACGCTGCCTCGTCGTCGATACGGAGGCATCGTACGCCGACGATGCCCTGGTCGAACTCGCCCGCGAGGGCGTCGTCGACTACGTCGTTACGAACGATCGCCCGCTTTGCGACCGAGTACTCGAGGAGCGTGTACCGGTAATTGCATTACGCGGGAGAAACAAGTTAGCGATCACTCAACCATAG
- a CDS encoding DNA-directed RNA polymerase, which produces MYKRVRLKDTVEVPPEELGDVSPDLVKRLLQDKLEGRMDEEVGSVVSVTEVHDIGEGTVLPNRPGVYYEADFDAVTFDPQMQEVVDGTVVEVVEFGAFVGIGPVDGLLHVSQISDEYLAFDGENQQLASNESSQTLGVDDAVRTRIVTKSIDERNPRDSKIGLTAKQPGLGKHGWLEDEHERQEAAAGE; this is translated from the coding sequence ATGTACAAACGGGTCAGACTAAAAGACACGGTAGAAGTACCACCGGAGGAACTCGGCGACGTCTCGCCGGACCTCGTGAAGCGACTGCTGCAGGACAAACTCGAAGGGCGGATGGACGAGGAGGTTGGCAGTGTCGTCTCCGTCACCGAGGTCCACGACATCGGTGAGGGGACGGTGCTACCGAACCGCCCGGGCGTCTACTACGAAGCCGATTTCGACGCCGTGACCTTCGATCCGCAGATGCAGGAAGTCGTCGACGGGACGGTCGTCGAAGTCGTCGAGTTCGGTGCCTTCGTCGGCATCGGCCCCGTCGACGGCCTGTTGCACGTCTCGCAGATCAGCGACGAGTACCTCGCCTTCGACGGCGAAAACCAGCAACTCGCATCGAACGAGTCCAGCCAGACGCTGGGGGTCGACGACGCCGTCCGGACGCGCATCGTCACCAAGAGCATCGACGAGCGCAACCCGCGCGACTCGAAGATCGGCCTGACGGCGAAACAGCCCGGTCTCGGCAAGCACGGGTGGCTCGAGGACGAACACGAGAGGCAGGAAGCGGCTGCGGGTGAATAA